CTTCTCAGCGGATCGTGCAGTTTATGCTGTTCAAGATAGTGCATCAGAAGAAGGTCTCGGCTGAGCATAATGGCCTCGGATATATCGGGAATTCCCTTCAGCCCGAGTTGTGTCGAAAAGAGCCCTTCATTCATGACCGCCCCAACCGTAAGGGATCGATCCTCACAGTGCTGAATGATGAGAAGGTCAAAATTTGATGCGTACTCAAATGCAAGCCGCATGATCTGGCTGTTCTGTATGGCCGAACCATCATCCGATACGGCCGTGACTCCATAGGAGCTGAACTTGCCGAACGGTGCAAGATGTTCACCTTTGCTCTCAACAGTCATTGCTCCGATCACCTCGATGTCAATGGGAAGCGTTGCTGCGTGGTGGCGGATATAGGCGACGCCCGTCGGATTGTCAATAACCGGTTTTGTGTTCGGCATAAGGGCTACTCCGGTAAATCCTCCCGTAACCGCAGCTTTTGAGCCGCTCTCAAGAGTCTCTTTATATTCTTGACCTGGCTCCCTGAAATGACAGTGCATATCGAAAAGTCCGGGAGCCAGAATCAAGCCTTGCAAATCAATAACGCGATCCTCCGGTGATGCAGCCAGAGATTCATTACCATACAGAACAGCTTCGATGATTCCATCATCCCCCACTTTGACCGTTCCGGTGAGATCGAGATGTTCAAGAGGATTGATAATGCGGGCTTGCTGAAAAATAATGCTCATGGTTCTGGAATAATTATTAGT
The DNA window shown above is from Pelodictyon phaeoclathratiforme BU-1 and carries:
- a CDS encoding dihydroorotase; the protein is MSIIFQQARIINPLEHLDLTGTVKVGDDGIIEAVLYGNESLAASPEDRVIDLQGLILAPGLFDMHCHFREPGQEYKETLESGSKAAVTGGFTGVALMPNTKPVIDNPTGVAYIRHHAATLPIDIEVIGAMTVESKGEHLAPFGKFSSYGVTAVSDDGSAIQNSQIMRLAFEYASNFDLLIIQHCEDRSLTVGAVMNEGLFSTQLGLKGIPDISEAIMLSRDLLLMHYLEQHKLHDPLRRARYHVAHISTKASLDLVRKAKLDGLQVTCEVTPHHFTLCDEDLFHAELKGNYIMKPPLSSRENREALLEALADGTIDAIATDHAPHASHEKECPSDQVAFGITGLESSLGLTITELVDKNIISLSRAIELLSVNPRKIMRLKPILFAPGEKANFTIIDPDARWSLTASSLKSKSSNTPFIDRPLKGKSRGIVHKGALLGWNEL